In one window of Eleutherodactylus coqui strain aEleCoq1 chromosome 10, aEleCoq1.hap1, whole genome shotgun sequence DNA:
- the CXXC1 gene encoding CXXC-type zinc finger protein 1 isoform X1: MAAPAVRAVVIGESEYSDPDMAGLGETENGENIVYCVCRKPDINCFMIGCDHCNEWFHGHCINITEKMAKAIREWYCMQCRAKYPHLEIKYRHKKSKDREREAEREENEEPQRNDRRRNSTGSGGKIKRSARMCGECESCIRPEDCGVCDFCRDMKKFGGPNKIRQKCRLRQCQVRARKMLRVKDDELSVYRDTPEPPSLAGSLSDDELPLDPDLYQELCAGGAFDDHNLPWLSDTDDTPFLDSVLRKRAVKVKHVKRREKKSEKKKDDKYKRHKQKQRHKDKAKHSERMENRDYSSLRQCLGPSCVQPARPSSKYCSEDCGMKLAANRIYEILPQRIQQWQQSPCVAEEQGKKLLERIRREQQQARTKLQEMERRFHELEALITKAKQQQIREDEETNDGDSDDTDLQIFCVSCGHPINPKVALRHMERCYAKYESQTSFGSMYPTRIEGATRLFCDVYNPQSKTYCKRLQVLCPEHSRDPKVPADEVCGCPIVKDVFELTGEFCRVPKRKCNRHYCWEKLRRAEVDLERVRVWYKLDELFEQERNVRMAMTNRAGLLALMLHQTIQHDPVTTDLRTHTER, from the exons ATGGCGGCTCCCGCGGTGCGTGCTGTAGTTATAGGG GAAAGTGAATATTCCGACCCCGACATGGCTGGACTGGGCGAAACCGAGAATGGCGAGAACATCGTGTACTGCGTGTGCCGGAAGCCCGACATCAACTGCTTCATGAT CGGCTGTGATCACTGCAATGAATGGTTCCACGGACACTGCATCAACATCACTGAGAAGATGGCGAAGGCGATCCGGGAATGGTACTGCATGCAATGCCGAG CGAAGTATCCTCATCTGGAGATCAAGTATCGACACAAGAAGTCCAAGGACCGCGAGCGAGAAGCCGAGAGAGAGGAGAACGAGGAGCCACAGAGGAACGACAGGAGGAGGAACAGCACCGGCAGCGGCGGCAAA ATCAAGCGATCGGCCCGCATGTGCGGGGAGTGCGAGTCATGTATCCGCCCCGAGGACTGTGGGGTGTGCGACTTCTGCAGAGACATGAAGAAGTTTGGAGGGCCCAATAAGATTCGTCAAAAATGCCGTCTCCGCCAGTGTCAAGTTAGAGCGAGG AAAATGCTGCGTGTGAAGGATGACGAGCTGTCGGTGTACAGGGACACCCCGGAGCCCCCCAGCCTGGCCGGCTCGCTGTCCGACGACGAGCTGCCTCTGGACCCGGACCTGTACCAGGAGCTGTGCGCCGGCGGAGCCTTCGATGACCACAACCTG CCTTGGCTCAGCGACACGGACGACACGCCGTTTCTAGACTCTGTACTGAGGAAAAGAGCCGTCAAGGTCAAACATGTCAAGAGGCGCGAGAAGAAGTCTGAAAAAAAG AAAGATGATAAATACAAGCGACACAAGCAGAAGCAGAGGCACAAGGACAAAGCCAAGCACTCTGAACGGATGGAGAACCGGGACTACTCCTCCCTGCGCCAGTGCCTAGGGCCCAGCTGTGTGCAGCCCGCCAGGCCCAGCTCCAAGTACTGCTCAGAAGACTGTGGCATGAAACTGGCAGCCAA TCGCATCTATGAGATCCTCCCTCAGCGGATCCAGCAGTGGCAGCAGAGCCCGTGTGTCGCCGAGGAGCAGGGCAAGAAGCTACTGGAGCGCATCCGGCGGGAGCAGCAGCAGGCACGCACCAAGCTGCAGGAAATGGAGCGCCGCTTCCACGAGCTGGAGGCTCTAATCACCAAAGCCAAACAGCAGCAGATCCGCGAGGATGAAGAG ACCAACGATGGAGACAGCGATGATACCGACCTCCAGATCTTCTGCGTGTCCTGTGGCCATCCCATCAACCCTAAAGTAGCTCTAAGGCACATGGAGCGCTGCTATGCCAAG TATGAAAGTCAAACCTCCTTTGGATCCATGTACCCAACAAGAATTGAAGG AGCTACTCGTCTCTTCTGTGACGTGTACAATCCACAAAGCAAGACCTACTGCAAGCGCCTGCAGGTGCTGTGCCCGGAGCACTCCCGGGACCCCAAG GTGCCGGCCGATGAGGTGTGCGGCTGCCCCATCGTGAAGGACGTCTTCGAACTGACGGGAGAATTCTGCAGGGTCCCGAAGAGGAAGTGTAACCGCCATTACTGCTGGGAGAAACTGCGCCGCGCTGAGGTGGACTTGGAGCGCGTCCGCGTG TGGTACAAACTGGATGAACTGTTTGAGCAGGAACGTAATGTCCGCATGGCGATGACGAACCGAGCCGGCCTCCTCGCGCTCATGTTACACCAGACCATCCAGCACGACCCTGTCACCACGGACCTGCGGACGCACACGGAGCGCTGA
- the CXXC1 gene encoding CXXC-type zinc finger protein 1 isoform X3 produces MESEYSDPDMAGLGETENGENIVYCVCRKPDINCFMIGCDHCNEWFHGHCINITEKMAKAIREWYCMQCRAKYPHLEIKYRHKKSKDREREAEREENEEPQRNDRRRNSTGSGGKIKRSARMCGECESCIRPEDCGVCDFCRDMKKFGGPNKIRQKCRLRQCQVRARKMLRVKDDELSVYRDTPEPPSLAGSLSDDELPLDPDLYQELCAGGAFDDHNLPWLSDTDDTPFLDSVLRKRAVKVKHVKRREKKSEKKKDDKYKRHKQKQRHKDKAKHSERMENRDYSSLRQCLGPSCVQPARPSSKYCSEDCGMKLAANRIYEILPQRIQQWQQSPCVAEEQGKKLLERIRREQQQARTKLQEMERRFHELEALITKAKQQQIREDEETNDGDSDDTDLQIFCVSCGHPINPKVALRHMERCYAKYESQTSFGSMYPTRIEGATRLFCDVYNPQSKTYCKRLQVLCPEHSRDPKVPADEVCGCPIVKDVFELTGEFCRVPKRKCNRHYCWEKLRRAEVDLERVRVWYKLDELFEQERNVRMAMTNRAGLLALMLHQTIQHDPVTTDLRTHTER; encoded by the exons ATG GAAAGTGAATATTCCGACCCCGACATGGCTGGACTGGGCGAAACCGAGAATGGCGAGAACATCGTGTACTGCGTGTGCCGGAAGCCCGACATCAACTGCTTCATGAT CGGCTGTGATCACTGCAATGAATGGTTCCACGGACACTGCATCAACATCACTGAGAAGATGGCGAAGGCGATCCGGGAATGGTACTGCATGCAATGCCGAG CGAAGTATCCTCATCTGGAGATCAAGTATCGACACAAGAAGTCCAAGGACCGCGAGCGAGAAGCCGAGAGAGAGGAGAACGAGGAGCCACAGAGGAACGACAGGAGGAGGAACAGCACCGGCAGCGGCGGCAAA ATCAAGCGATCGGCCCGCATGTGCGGGGAGTGCGAGTCATGTATCCGCCCCGAGGACTGTGGGGTGTGCGACTTCTGCAGAGACATGAAGAAGTTTGGAGGGCCCAATAAGATTCGTCAAAAATGCCGTCTCCGCCAGTGTCAAGTTAGAGCGAGG AAAATGCTGCGTGTGAAGGATGACGAGCTGTCGGTGTACAGGGACACCCCGGAGCCCCCCAGCCTGGCCGGCTCGCTGTCCGACGACGAGCTGCCTCTGGACCCGGACCTGTACCAGGAGCTGTGCGCCGGCGGAGCCTTCGATGACCACAACCTG CCTTGGCTCAGCGACACGGACGACACGCCGTTTCTAGACTCTGTACTGAGGAAAAGAGCCGTCAAGGTCAAACATGTCAAGAGGCGCGAGAAGAAGTCTGAAAAAAAG AAAGATGATAAATACAAGCGACACAAGCAGAAGCAGAGGCACAAGGACAAAGCCAAGCACTCTGAACGGATGGAGAACCGGGACTACTCCTCCCTGCGCCAGTGCCTAGGGCCCAGCTGTGTGCAGCCCGCCAGGCCCAGCTCCAAGTACTGCTCAGAAGACTGTGGCATGAAACTGGCAGCCAA TCGCATCTATGAGATCCTCCCTCAGCGGATCCAGCAGTGGCAGCAGAGCCCGTGTGTCGCCGAGGAGCAGGGCAAGAAGCTACTGGAGCGCATCCGGCGGGAGCAGCAGCAGGCACGCACCAAGCTGCAGGAAATGGAGCGCCGCTTCCACGAGCTGGAGGCTCTAATCACCAAAGCCAAACAGCAGCAGATCCGCGAGGATGAAGAG ACCAACGATGGAGACAGCGATGATACCGACCTCCAGATCTTCTGCGTGTCCTGTGGCCATCCCATCAACCCTAAAGTAGCTCTAAGGCACATGGAGCGCTGCTATGCCAAG TATGAAAGTCAAACCTCCTTTGGATCCATGTACCCAACAAGAATTGAAGG AGCTACTCGTCTCTTCTGTGACGTGTACAATCCACAAAGCAAGACCTACTGCAAGCGCCTGCAGGTGCTGTGCCCGGAGCACTCCCGGGACCCCAAG GTGCCGGCCGATGAGGTGTGCGGCTGCCCCATCGTGAAGGACGTCTTCGAACTGACGGGAGAATTCTGCAGGGTCCCGAAGAGGAAGTGTAACCGCCATTACTGCTGGGAGAAACTGCGCCGCGCTGAGGTGGACTTGGAGCGCGTCCGCGTG TGGTACAAACTGGATGAACTGTTTGAGCAGGAACGTAATGTCCGCATGGCGATGACGAACCGAGCCGGCCTCCTCGCGCTCATGTTACACCAGACCATCCAGCACGACCCTGTCACCACGGACCTGCGGACGCACACGGAGCGCTGA
- the CXXC1 gene encoding CXXC-type zinc finger protein 1 isoform X2, whose translation MAAPAESEYSDPDMAGLGETENGENIVYCVCRKPDINCFMIGCDHCNEWFHGHCINITEKMAKAIREWYCMQCRAKYPHLEIKYRHKKSKDREREAEREENEEPQRNDRRRNSTGSGGKIKRSARMCGECESCIRPEDCGVCDFCRDMKKFGGPNKIRQKCRLRQCQVRARKMLRVKDDELSVYRDTPEPPSLAGSLSDDELPLDPDLYQELCAGGAFDDHNLPWLSDTDDTPFLDSVLRKRAVKVKHVKRREKKSEKKKDDKYKRHKQKQRHKDKAKHSERMENRDYSSLRQCLGPSCVQPARPSSKYCSEDCGMKLAANRIYEILPQRIQQWQQSPCVAEEQGKKLLERIRREQQQARTKLQEMERRFHELEALITKAKQQQIREDEETNDGDSDDTDLQIFCVSCGHPINPKVALRHMERCYAKYESQTSFGSMYPTRIEGATRLFCDVYNPQSKTYCKRLQVLCPEHSRDPKVPADEVCGCPIVKDVFELTGEFCRVPKRKCNRHYCWEKLRRAEVDLERVRVWYKLDELFEQERNVRMAMTNRAGLLALMLHQTIQHDPVTTDLRTHTER comes from the exons ATGGCGGCTCCCGCG GAAAGTGAATATTCCGACCCCGACATGGCTGGACTGGGCGAAACCGAGAATGGCGAGAACATCGTGTACTGCGTGTGCCGGAAGCCCGACATCAACTGCTTCATGAT CGGCTGTGATCACTGCAATGAATGGTTCCACGGACACTGCATCAACATCACTGAGAAGATGGCGAAGGCGATCCGGGAATGGTACTGCATGCAATGCCGAG CGAAGTATCCTCATCTGGAGATCAAGTATCGACACAAGAAGTCCAAGGACCGCGAGCGAGAAGCCGAGAGAGAGGAGAACGAGGAGCCACAGAGGAACGACAGGAGGAGGAACAGCACCGGCAGCGGCGGCAAA ATCAAGCGATCGGCCCGCATGTGCGGGGAGTGCGAGTCATGTATCCGCCCCGAGGACTGTGGGGTGTGCGACTTCTGCAGAGACATGAAGAAGTTTGGAGGGCCCAATAAGATTCGTCAAAAATGCCGTCTCCGCCAGTGTCAAGTTAGAGCGAGG AAAATGCTGCGTGTGAAGGATGACGAGCTGTCGGTGTACAGGGACACCCCGGAGCCCCCCAGCCTGGCCGGCTCGCTGTCCGACGACGAGCTGCCTCTGGACCCGGACCTGTACCAGGAGCTGTGCGCCGGCGGAGCCTTCGATGACCACAACCTG CCTTGGCTCAGCGACACGGACGACACGCCGTTTCTAGACTCTGTACTGAGGAAAAGAGCCGTCAAGGTCAAACATGTCAAGAGGCGCGAGAAGAAGTCTGAAAAAAAG AAAGATGATAAATACAAGCGACACAAGCAGAAGCAGAGGCACAAGGACAAAGCCAAGCACTCTGAACGGATGGAGAACCGGGACTACTCCTCCCTGCGCCAGTGCCTAGGGCCCAGCTGTGTGCAGCCCGCCAGGCCCAGCTCCAAGTACTGCTCAGAAGACTGTGGCATGAAACTGGCAGCCAA TCGCATCTATGAGATCCTCCCTCAGCGGATCCAGCAGTGGCAGCAGAGCCCGTGTGTCGCCGAGGAGCAGGGCAAGAAGCTACTGGAGCGCATCCGGCGGGAGCAGCAGCAGGCACGCACCAAGCTGCAGGAAATGGAGCGCCGCTTCCACGAGCTGGAGGCTCTAATCACCAAAGCCAAACAGCAGCAGATCCGCGAGGATGAAGAG ACCAACGATGGAGACAGCGATGATACCGACCTCCAGATCTTCTGCGTGTCCTGTGGCCATCCCATCAACCCTAAAGTAGCTCTAAGGCACATGGAGCGCTGCTATGCCAAG TATGAAAGTCAAACCTCCTTTGGATCCATGTACCCAACAAGAATTGAAGG AGCTACTCGTCTCTTCTGTGACGTGTACAATCCACAAAGCAAGACCTACTGCAAGCGCCTGCAGGTGCTGTGCCCGGAGCACTCCCGGGACCCCAAG GTGCCGGCCGATGAGGTGTGCGGCTGCCCCATCGTGAAGGACGTCTTCGAACTGACGGGAGAATTCTGCAGGGTCCCGAAGAGGAAGTGTAACCGCCATTACTGCTGGGAGAAACTGCGCCGCGCTGAGGTGGACTTGGAGCGCGTCCGCGTG TGGTACAAACTGGATGAACTGTTTGAGCAGGAACGTAATGTCCGCATGGCGATGACGAACCGAGCCGGCCTCCTCGCGCTCATGTTACACCAGACCATCCAGCACGACCCTGTCACCACGGACCTGCGGACGCACACGGAGCGCTGA
- the CXXC1 gene encoding CXXC-type zinc finger protein 1 isoform X4 gives MAAPAVRAVVIGESEYSDPDMAGLGETENGENIVYCVCRKPDINCFMIGCDHCNEWFHGHCINITEKMAKAIREWYCMQCRAKYPHLEIKYRHKKSKDREREAEREENEEPQRNDRRRNSTGSGGKKMLRVKDDELSVYRDTPEPPSLAGSLSDDELPLDPDLYQELCAGGAFDDHNLPWLSDTDDTPFLDSVLRKRAVKVKHVKRREKKSEKKKDDKYKRHKQKQRHKDKAKHSERMENRDYSSLRQCLGPSCVQPARPSSKYCSEDCGMKLAANRIYEILPQRIQQWQQSPCVAEEQGKKLLERIRREQQQARTKLQEMERRFHELEALITKAKQQQIREDEETNDGDSDDTDLQIFCVSCGHPINPKVALRHMERCYAKYESQTSFGSMYPTRIEGATRLFCDVYNPQSKTYCKRLQVLCPEHSRDPKVPADEVCGCPIVKDVFELTGEFCRVPKRKCNRHYCWEKLRRAEVDLERVRVWYKLDELFEQERNVRMAMTNRAGLLALMLHQTIQHDPVTTDLRTHTER, from the exons ATGGCGGCTCCCGCGGTGCGTGCTGTAGTTATAGGG GAAAGTGAATATTCCGACCCCGACATGGCTGGACTGGGCGAAACCGAGAATGGCGAGAACATCGTGTACTGCGTGTGCCGGAAGCCCGACATCAACTGCTTCATGAT CGGCTGTGATCACTGCAATGAATGGTTCCACGGACACTGCATCAACATCACTGAGAAGATGGCGAAGGCGATCCGGGAATGGTACTGCATGCAATGCCGAG CGAAGTATCCTCATCTGGAGATCAAGTATCGACACAAGAAGTCCAAGGACCGCGAGCGAGAAGCCGAGAGAGAGGAGAACGAGGAGCCACAGAGGAACGACAGGAGGAGGAACAGCACCGGCAGCGGCGGCAAA AAAATGCTGCGTGTGAAGGATGACGAGCTGTCGGTGTACAGGGACACCCCGGAGCCCCCCAGCCTGGCCGGCTCGCTGTCCGACGACGAGCTGCCTCTGGACCCGGACCTGTACCAGGAGCTGTGCGCCGGCGGAGCCTTCGATGACCACAACCTG CCTTGGCTCAGCGACACGGACGACACGCCGTTTCTAGACTCTGTACTGAGGAAAAGAGCCGTCAAGGTCAAACATGTCAAGAGGCGCGAGAAGAAGTCTGAAAAAAAG AAAGATGATAAATACAAGCGACACAAGCAGAAGCAGAGGCACAAGGACAAAGCCAAGCACTCTGAACGGATGGAGAACCGGGACTACTCCTCCCTGCGCCAGTGCCTAGGGCCCAGCTGTGTGCAGCCCGCCAGGCCCAGCTCCAAGTACTGCTCAGAAGACTGTGGCATGAAACTGGCAGCCAA TCGCATCTATGAGATCCTCCCTCAGCGGATCCAGCAGTGGCAGCAGAGCCCGTGTGTCGCCGAGGAGCAGGGCAAGAAGCTACTGGAGCGCATCCGGCGGGAGCAGCAGCAGGCACGCACCAAGCTGCAGGAAATGGAGCGCCGCTTCCACGAGCTGGAGGCTCTAATCACCAAAGCCAAACAGCAGCAGATCCGCGAGGATGAAGAG ACCAACGATGGAGACAGCGATGATACCGACCTCCAGATCTTCTGCGTGTCCTGTGGCCATCCCATCAACCCTAAAGTAGCTCTAAGGCACATGGAGCGCTGCTATGCCAAG TATGAAAGTCAAACCTCCTTTGGATCCATGTACCCAACAAGAATTGAAGG AGCTACTCGTCTCTTCTGTGACGTGTACAATCCACAAAGCAAGACCTACTGCAAGCGCCTGCAGGTGCTGTGCCCGGAGCACTCCCGGGACCCCAAG GTGCCGGCCGATGAGGTGTGCGGCTGCCCCATCGTGAAGGACGTCTTCGAACTGACGGGAGAATTCTGCAGGGTCCCGAAGAGGAAGTGTAACCGCCATTACTGCTGGGAGAAACTGCGCCGCGCTGAGGTGGACTTGGAGCGCGTCCGCGTG TGGTACAAACTGGATGAACTGTTTGAGCAGGAACGTAATGTCCGCATGGCGATGACGAACCGAGCCGGCCTCCTCGCGCTCATGTTACACCAGACCATCCAGCACGACCCTGTCACCACGGACCTGCGGACGCACACGGAGCGCTGA